The following coding sequences lie in one Arachis ipaensis cultivar K30076 chromosome B05, Araip1.1, whole genome shotgun sequence genomic window:
- the LOC107642403 gene encoding uncharacterized protein LOC107642403, producing the protein MVAATLQFWRFPLNSCFDPLSSPISDSDLMAVQLTASAITTICSNHFSSIENLKPVLQVIHVKLFPSQDRYCLVLSDGSHYQQSILATKKNHLLTSGTLQTGSIIVLTLFTTSVIQNSTVIIIVDLHVILKKCNLIGTPVSANFVESYANQNMDFCNHESQASISPFQNSYVHQPQPMHQQPMKMPEAKENFTPSVCLDIQAVWKRCETIEKEVQSLKDSLSLINRKDSEQRKQIKDLRKQNAELAGEKERLLQAIQGILSENRRI; encoded by the exons ATGGTGGCAGCTACCTTGCAATTTTGGCGCTTCCCTTTAAATTCATGCTTCGACCCTCTCTCGTCTCCGATTTCTGACTCTGATCTAATGGCTGTGCAACTCACCGCATCGGCGATAACCACAATTTGCTCGAACCATTTCAGTTCGATTGAGAATCTGAAGCCGGTTTTGCAAGTAATCCACGTGAAGCTTTTCCCGTCGCAGGACAGGTACTGCTTGGTGCTCTCCGATGGCTCTCACTACCAGCAATCTATACTCGCCACCAAGAAGAACCACTTGCTCACTTCCGGCACCTTGCAGACTGGTTCCATCATCGTCCTCACTTTGTTCACCACCTCCGTTATCCAGAACAGCAC TGTTATCATCATCGTTGATCTACATGTGATACTTAAGAAATGTAATCTAATTGGAACTCCTGTGTCAGCCAATTTCGTTGAATCTTATGCAAATCAAAACATGGATTTCTGCAATCATGAATCTCAGGCTTCAATAAGTCCCTTTCAAAATTCTTATGTTCATCAACCTCAGCCCATGCATCAACAGCCAATGAA AATGCCCGAGGCAAAGGAAAATTTCACACCATCAGTTTGCTTGGATATTCAAGCTGTCTGGAAGCGGTGTGAAACCATTGAAAAGGAAGTTCAATCATTAAAAGATAGTTTGTCCCTCATCAACAG GAAGGATTCAGAACAAAGAAAGCAGATAAAAGACCTTCGGAAGCAGAATGCAGAGTTGGCAGGCGAGAAAGAGCGACTCCTACAAGCGATTCAAGGAATTTTGTCGGAAAATCGAAGGATCTAA
- the LOC107642406 gene encoding uncharacterized protein LOC107642406 yields the protein MDPSSEPHDEVPNKIPVWLSVLRLALAIALPLMALFSIPFLVGLLLVVFDDFSIPSPISLPSQCKIVSRGVDLRSSKICELGLLNYKAKDVFHHFERSKYRCRFDYYWASVFQVEYKDHFSGQIQVAFAEAPNEALPLYCRPNFGAAWLAQYKFKVNETYDCWYTSGASKVRFDQDNLFSCQADGQSALEKIKLYSNMATEMVRSWFSGRIRNKYWKWETIAGLVAGFSTSLISITFFRFLQLLLSKTYRCFTSWILSRRVNAVFIKRACFLLAYLSFVVWLAVEYGKRLGLMDIFSIHRS from the exons ATGGATCCTTCGTCTGAGCCGCACGATGAAGTTCCCAACAAAATCCCCGTTTGGCTTTCCGTGCTGCGGTTGGCTCTGGCAATTGCACTCCCCTTGATGGCGCTCTTCTCGATTCCGTTTCTGGTAGGGTTGTTGTTGGTGGTTTTCGACGATTTCTCAATCCCTAGCCCCATTTCTCTCCCATCACAGTGCAAAATTGTCTCCAGAG GTGTTGATCTTAGGTCATCCAAGATTTGCGAACTTGGATTGTTAAATTATAAAGCAAAAGATGTATTTCATCATTTTGAAAGGAGTAAATATCGCTGCAGATTTGATTACTATTGGGCTTCAGTATTCCAG GTGGAGTATAAAGATCACTTTTCAGGTCAGATACAAGTTGCATTTGCAGAGGCTCCAAATGAGGCCCTTCCTCTTTATTGCAGGCCTAATTTTGGTGCTGCATGGTTGGCACAATACAAATTTAAG GTCAACGAAACTTATGATTGTTGGTACACATCTGGTGCATCTAAAGTGCGTTTTGATCAAGATAACCTTTTCAGTTGCCAGGCAGATGGGCAGTCTGCTCTTGAGAAGATTAAACTATATTCTAATAT GGCCACGGAGATGGTGCGCTCGTGGTTTTCCGGTAGGATAAGGAACAAGTATTGGAAATGGGAAACCATAGCCGGTCTCGTGGCTGGGTTCTCAACTTCTTTGATCTCTATAACCTTTTTTAGGTTCCTACAATTACTACTATCTAAAACATATCGATGTTTTACATCATGGATATTGTCTCGACGAGTCAATGCTGTTTTCATCAAGCGGGCATGTTTTCTTTTGGCATACTTATCCTTTGTAGTTTGGTTAGCTGTTGAATATGGGAAGAGGCTTGGTCTAATGGATATTTTCAGCATCCATAGATCATAG
- the LOC107642405 gene encoding uncharacterized protein LOC107642405, whose translation MEMEGRGFSGLYKNTSDELFLKTVIESPIGMPVPTMETLGFKNVSQSFRVDSEELFKRWLTNGEVYNSSSMGLNRRLSKRVSTELANVSNQQHVGVISEERSNDKSYVQTNNPLSNDVSGDFNFSVRDPADRELQPGNLFLAKAWFLSDQRMTRSRSSELRRRYTEMQNAQAAQGIESMCMVPQHGDGIDTLKQEAANLNGIDYHSMYELPNQQRSFMTPSNSSSSTFKTLQFGDADKVSSSVSILKDTLQRKRAEKEAADKSLNGIFCPQEPVFQTSFLEGQENWSHQKPVNVQAMSNGQVDHGVLQTLEGSMNFVMDSFANQTNQMYIGTASQEPSQSESSAAAPVVSSGLDACEGPSNSNQTLGESSWKQVGVSKSSENTQNKVKGFREQIMDNLKDDRKRRSLDRYGSVSSAVSEEKVDTTKKRRVERSRKMAEAKERNLTPSVPSDMQAVLKRCETLEKEVRSLKLNLSFMNRKDSEQTKQIEDLQKQNEELADEKERLLEEIERMLSENGKI comes from the exons ATGGAAATGGAAGGGAGGGGATTCTCTGGCTTGTACAAGAACACAAGTGATGAGTTGTTCCTCAAGACTGTGATTGAGAGCCCTATTGGAATGCCAGTTCCGACCATGGAGACCTTGGGATTCAAGAATGTTTCTCAAAGCTTTCGCGTCGACAGCGAGGAGCTCTTCAAACGCTGGCTAACTAATGGAGAG GTTTACAATTCATCAAGCATGGGACTTAACAGGCGATTATCAAAGAG GGTGTCCACAGAACTCGCTAATGTGTCTAATCAGCAGCATGTTGGTGTAATTTCAGAAGAAAGAAGCAATGACAAATCATATGTACAAACTAATAACCCTTTATCCAATGATGTTTCAGGTGACTTTAATTTTTCAGTCAG AGATCCTGCAGATAGAGAACTGCAACCTGGTAACTTGTTCCTGGCCAAG GCATGGTTTCTTAGCGATCAAAGAATGACTAGGAGCCGGTCGTCCGAATTGAGGAGGAGGTATACTGAAATGCAAAATGCGCAGGCAGCACAAGGTATCGAATCTATGTGCATGGTGCCTCAACATGGTGATGGTATTGACACTCTGAAACAAGAAGCAGCAAATTTAAATGGTATTGATTATCACTCAATGTATGAGCTTCCAAACCAGCAGCGATCATTCATGACTCCATCCAACTCATCTTCATCTACCTTCAAGACACTTCAATTCGGTGATGCAGATAAAGTTTCATCTTCTGTGAGCATACTAAAAGACACACTGCAACGCAAGAGAGCCGAGAAGGAAGCCGCAGATAAAAGCCTAAATGGAATCTTCTGTCCTCAAGAACCTGTTTTCCAAACTAGTTTTCTTGAAGGACAAGAAAATTGGAGTCATCAGAAGCCAGTGAATGTTCAAGCTATGTCCAATGGCCAAGTTGATCACGGAGTCCTGCAAACGCTCGAAGGATCGATGAACTTTGTTATGGATAGCTTTGCTAATCAGACAAACCAAATGTATATAGGGACAGCTTCACAAGAACCTTCTCAAAGTGAATCCTCCGCTGCTGCACCTGTTGTCTCCTCTGGTTTAGATGCTTGTGAAGGTCCCAGCAATTCAAATCAAACTCTCGGCGAGAGCTCATGGAAACAAGTGGGAGTGAGTAAAAGTTCCGAGAATACTCAAAATAAAGTCAAAG GTTTCAGAGAACAGATAATGGATAATCTCAAAGATGATCGAAAG AGGAGAAGTCTAGACAGATATGGATCTGTATCATCAGCAGTCTCAG AGGAAAAAGTAGACACTACAAAAAAGCGCAGGGTGGAACGTTCAAGGAA AATGGCTGAGGCAAAGGAAAGAAACTTAACACCATCAGTTCCCTCGGACATGCAAGCTGTCTTGAAGCGGTGCGAGACCCTTGAAAAGGAAGTCCGGTCGCTAAAACTTAATCTGTCCTTCATGAATAG GAAGGATTCTGAACAGACAAAACAGATAGAAGACCTTCAGAAGCAGAACGAAGAGTTGGCAGACGAAAAAGAGCGCCTCCTAGAAGAGATTGAAAGAATGTTATCAGAAAATGGAAAAATCTAA